The Helianthus annuus cultivar XRQ/B chromosome 11, HanXRQr2.0-SUNRISE, whole genome shotgun sequence region aacgcagcaccttcgagtgttccagtagcaaatttcaccctacgagcctcaggacattcacacatctcaaaaacggATTCGATCTTCTTGAACCAGTggagaagacctacagctccttttGTGTCGTTGAAGGTACTGGGTcgacaatccatgaaagttttgaacgTACACACGGGAGGTTGAGCATGCTGACCTGTCGTGCGGGAAagaaaagacaaggttaagcacgagagTTGGTTCACgagggtaggatctaaacatcctaggataagttgaaatggcaggttatacctcctgctggggctgctgcaagtgcctcagcaactcgttcgttgagtagagccgtcagctgggcttgagtcaaattcagacgtccactcatgatcttcacatcaaagaaAGCACAAGTGAGAGAAGTGTCGCAATAGTGCATAAGTGTGGGATAttagaagagagtaagcacaccgGGTTCCAAACAATAGTCGTTACATTGACTAAGCATACCATGAACCATGCATTATGCAAACTAATAGACAGGCAATACAAACATAAACCATaccacctatagtgttgagtcttgcacgtggagcgaagcgtcgttatggatcgttgagcactgtacaggttatagtctggttttgtcaaaaagtttttccctttttaaaaccaagttcattaTAAcatatggctctgataccaatctgtcacacccccgaaaatccacaagcggagtatcaccgcaggaggcgtgactgaccagggtccagccaccaatcatattgaacaagttaattaaataaataaaagtccaaccacacaatataattggtgttcaaaacaagTTAATCAAATTCAAacatcagcggaagcataaagtttaaaaccaaagtatgAGTATAAAATTTCGAATGTtaaacatggaactcaacagtccatgtcccacaacgaccccaccttctcgtgcaagctccatataagtacctaacgacctgcaaggcatgtaacaacgagtcaacaacaaagttgagcgagttcacactTGATGTTCATTTTAGAGTTGTTCCAAAAACAATAAGTTCATTTGTAATCCATGAGTTAACcagttccttgtttcccaaaccatgatcagtgggggctaccccatgtgaaccactagacccgttaccatatcgaccactgattgaagtaagttggtgccctaacgtcaatgtctatcatcattgaccagtgcccagatccattagttcacgcccgtcctctgcggcacggtataacgcttgtcaaacctaaatagcgctatctaactaatgacccgctcgccattggcccgacgattaagtcgatataaaatgagggacttcatgatagagattttggtctagtatcaatgttatcacccttcaataaagagggtgtggtACGcgtccccaaaccaggagatcacgcaggttCCGATTAAATCCTTAGTACATGttatcacccttcaataaagaggatgtggtacgtgttccaaaccaggaggtCACGCAGTTTCCgattaaatcctttacccattcccaaccgccgtgaatcccatgccttgtagaaagtgtgaactcaccttggtttgctcggtttgttaagtTACTTGTTCACAGTTAATCAGTCAAAGCCTTTAGTATGCATACATATGAAATCAGTTTACATTCATAAGGTTCACGTATATCATACAATCACAGTGGGCATTCGAACATCTTATCAGTCATTCAAGTTCATGCAAAACCAGTCTTCACTATCATCAATAACAACATAGTTATCTATTATCTCAAGTGTTCTAACCTACAATCTGTTGTGACTACACACATGGCGGCGAAACTTCATACGGCGAAACTTATAGAGTTTCGTCGAGATGCCAGGTGACGAAACCTATAGTGTTTCGTCGACATACATGGTGGCGAAACATCTAATGTTTCTTCGAGACCCAAGATGGCGGAACATCCAGAGTTTCACCGAGACGAGGTGTGACGAAAGCCTCTAGTGTTTCGTCACAACCCTAGCCAAGCAGTTATCTTCTCCTTCATTCAGCCGTAAGTTATTATTTTCATCAATACTTAACTGATCTAACAACAGATTCAGCGATAATCATGCATCCTAGTTATGTATTATCATGCTTACAAAGTATAACAGTAATTCATCATACATTAAACTTGCACCCTATACATAACAGTTCACAAGCTTTCATACAATTCCCACAATCATAACATATTTGTAATTGATGACCACTTAGATCTACAGGTTCCTTACTAACAAGAATCATCATATGAATATGATTTAAACATTCTGATCAGATCCTATGCGAGCATTTCGTCAAACATGAACAACCGATAACAATATGTAAGATTCAGGAAACATTCAAAACCCTAATCCACACAATATGATAATTCAGTATCTAACAAAATCATATATTCACAAAAACACCATAACGATCATCAACAAGGAATCAAGTAGATTAAGTCGGGTAATCTAATCACATACTAACCGGTTGTAAGATGAGACTAGCAAGAATTCGGGAAAGATGATGGTTGCCATCGCGTGCAGGGAGAGAAAAGGAAGTCTAGGGTTTCGCCAGTTATGATTTTTACGTGAGGTTATGAGACTAATATAACTGACTCGCGACTGGGCCTCACCTGGGCCTCAAGCCCACATGGCAAAACATCCTAGTTTCGTCGCAAAGTGTATGACGAAACCCCCTAGGTTTCGTCGAGTGGAGGTTGTGGCGAAACTCCTAGGTTTCGTGGTCACAAGGATGAGAACCAAATGTGTTAAGTATGTTAAATCTTAGCCAAACGTTTAGTAGGTTTCCATTAGTTAATCAAATAATATAACAATTTCTGAAACATATAACAAACGTGCACAATTGCAAAGCAACAAGTTATGCAAACACAATTATGAACAAATAACGTGtcgaggaaagaccttgaaaactcAGGTTGTCACAACAAATGTATATAAGTTAAAAATGTTTTGACTGTAAAATCCGATattcatttcttttttattttaaattatcgACATAAAATATCTAATTGGTTAAAGTTTTGACATAATATATATACTtttaagggtaaattactttttgagtccctgggttttaaccacttgagtttATACAACTAaccaaacgaagtgaccataaggtataacctctggaggttattccctatacaactatggtcacaaatatgtgtttggtcggatcctaatgatcgaccaaacgggtcagattcgaaagtcaaagcgaTGGTCAAGccgctcgacttacgaccctaaataaacactaaaatagaagtgacgagttaaacatgtcaaaacatgtttaactaagttgaaaaactgatttggtatcaaaacaaagtgttttgatacccgaaaatagttccgtcgtaaaatgcacataaacttgcattttgactgaaactttgactcgtcacttcgactagtaaatgtggtaatcagtaggtataatcgcaagggattataaccatcgtgattacgatcacgttgcaaagttcaattgaactttgacttgaccaattaatggtaaaaactgaaagtcaaacacacTTTTAGCTTGaaatagataaaaataaataaaaaatactaGGAAGAACACTCACTTGTGTTCTAGGATGAAAGAAGACTAGAAACTCAGATGGGAGACATCCACAAGTGGTAGCAACTCCAACTTTGACTTTAGAGAGGAGAAAGATGGAAATGAGCACCTTTGAATGTGAAGGGGGTATTTATACTAATCTTGGAGCtacaagatcatgccaagtgttttgtgtgttcaccaaggaAGAACAAGATCAATACAAGTGTCCAGGATCAGATTTCATACTTGTTCATCACACAAATTGCCCACAAGTTTGAATAAACAAGGAATGAAAACCAAGGTCGCAGCTGAATTGAAACATTCTATATCTAAAGTGCATCGCGCCCCGCAACCCATAGGGTCCAGTGGCTCGCGCCCCGCCAACCAGATTAGGCTGAGatttcagttttggcagttttagtccctgcaaccccataaacttgttttcgacacgtTTAACCCCCGTTAACCCAATTTTAAGGCtttacaaggatgttaaagcatatggggcttgaaatatgcttggaaatgTTGTGGATGTTGGTTCGCAGGGTCGTGTTTTGCGCTTAATTACGAcagaaactcgaacggacgcgaaaacgatccaaattacgtaacgaatgatatttttgcattcacatcactaaaatacaatattttaatgattacaaaaatttttggatgtgcgTATATGGTCTGAATGAAGAATATACACGAATttgcatactttcacagttttgacgcttttagtccctgtgatcgaataaacacGATTTTGACATACCAAACCCTttgaaacttatttctaagttatattaAGGGTATTTAGgatatgtttaacttatgttcTTGTTCCAGAGTGTACGTCGCTACGAGAATTGGCAGACTTTCGTAGTTTGACGTAAATAGTCCCCGTGATCgtataaacttgtttttgacatactgaaccctttaaaacttatttctaagttatgtaaatgatatttagggtatgtttcgcttatgtcactgttctggagtgtacgttgcgttaaactgattacgtttgtGTAACAATTTACGTAAAACTTCTAGAAAAGCTTCTCGAGAGTTCGAAATCGTACAAGGATTGAAATGTGTAAATGTCACATGTAATTATACAAATCCCGagaatgaaacacaagatttcattaGATTCGTATTTGTATGATGGTCGTAAAGGCATAAATGTCACACTATTCCCTAAAGGAATAGTAtccctcctcacaaagaagaaCTGGTTCCTCCAGGAGGTATCGTTTTTGGTGGTTTTAAGGAGTGGGAGTGGCTGCTGAGGTTTGAATTTGAATAGAAACCGGTGGGATCCATGAGACACATGATTGTACAGGCGCGAGAGTTCGGAAAGGTTGAAATCCAATCCTTCATCACTTATGATATGCTCAAgagtgtataaaaccctccacaACATCGGCATCGCCTGGTTGTAGCACATACCACTCAATGTGAAGAATTGTTGGGTGAACTCTGGGAAGGGATAGGAATAACCAATATGGAATGGTGCAGTAGGAAAACAAACCCAAATAGAGGATACCGAATCATCTTTTGGGTGAATAATCAAAAGGTCGAAATACTGTTCCTGGAGGGAACGGGTATACAACTGATCAACTTCAGGATCGGTGAACCTACATAGCTCTGTAGAAGGATTCTTCAGCAGGTTTTGGCTTTTGGGTGGGCTATCATGATCCTGGTCCTTATTCGGAGAGGATAGAGTGACCATTTTTATCATTGAATTGCTGAAGAAAAAAGATGAATACAGAAGAAAAGGAGAAAAGAGGATAAGAGAatacctgatgaaattctgatAAGGGTTTGAAATTAGTGATCTCTGATCTTAAATGGGATTTTCGACTCTATCTATTCCCCTATATATTAGTAATGTTGGTTGCAGGTTTATCCTATTAATGATGCAAGTGGCTGTAACGGCTAGTTCAATTGGTAACGGCTAGTTCGAAAGAAACTGGAATATGGGGGATAAAATTAATCTAATATCAGCCATATTTTGGGGCAATTGTTAGAGGTTAATTTTATAACTATGGATCACATATCCTTAGATTGGCCTGGATCACTGATCCTTAACAGACGGTGGAGGAAGTctgaggatcacggatccttattattttttatattaactAACGATTGTATCCTTATTTAAAACTTTTATTCGCAGGTACATAACAAATTAAACTTAGTCAATGCTGGAATTTCGGAGAGTATGCTCTCTATTTTGCACGAGTTGGAAACATGTAGCCATTATGGAGAACATGGGAGACTTGCACATTTTTCGGATAGTTAGTGAGCTAGTTATTTCTAATTATATCAAGGGGTATTGAGCTTGATTAGAACACAACAACTTGTATACTTTACCACTCCCGAAACTGCtctcaaacacacacacactagaatTCGATTGTAACAAGCTCaatatcatccaaagttgtactacatttttttatCACTTGTTAAATAGAGTTGGTAATCGGTAGCTTctatcacccgaggttttttgtgtCGGAGATCTattaaagatcaagggctttttcctcatataaataTCGGTGCTCATTGTCATTTTTACATCATACTTTGATCATTCAATTGTTCataccatggttgcaaaagtcgctaggcgctccctagtcggtcgaccggggagttgagagtactcggtctaggcggcggacatgttaaattataaagaaattagtttttggaaattaaatatatgtcaaataacataaatttactaatatctataacaaaatacgtgaaaataatattcattctttaatatgataggcatagaaatcatgttttattatttttcaagtcaaactcggcccaagttgacctactagatacgATTTTGGCTGAGGTTGACCACGTTTGActgattccgagtaattaggcggagtcaaagaaagtcgcctcaacagcctaccttgtagcgactactcagggagtactcggccttggaaaccttgttttacaaccatggttcATACACATTAGCATTCTACCTCACATTCAAAATTTGATTACATTATCCTTAaactgatttttgaccaaaacagataaTATTATTTTTCTGGTTTTGGTATACGATTCAGTTTTGATATTTCCACTACCCATCTGAAGTGGTATCATACTGACTTTTTGACTAATAATTTTAAGTCtataactctttttttttttgaaacgtaaCTTTCATAACCAACAACGCCGACCCAAACCGGGCCGACAAACCAAACAAACGCTACAAACTTACATATTTACAAAGGAACACCATTCTTTCCACTCTGCCTCTTTATGTTTAGATCTACTAGAAAACCAAAGAAAACCGAGTGATTTAACCTCGCTCATGATATTTTTAATCCTAACCGGGGTGTTGGCAAATTTCGAACTACTTCTAGCGCGCCATATGCTCCAACAAACTATGCTTAAAATACCTTGCAGTGCTTCCTTTTTCCTCTCTGAACCTGTAACCTCTTTATGAATACCTAAAATATCTTTGACCGAAAAGGCGATGATGTTCGGAATCTTGCACCATTTAGATATTCCTTCCCAGACAACCGTCGCAACATGACAGGCTGTAAAAATGTGTACAGCAGATTCGTCGTTCTCGTTACACAGCAAGCACGCTTCCTCAGTAGTCTGGATGTTTCTTCTCTTTAGCCCTTTAGCCGTGGGAATGCTTTCCGTTACCGATCTCCACATGTGGATATTTACTTTAGCAGGTAACCAACTGCACCACTCTAAAATATAATCGTTTCTTTGAACCGTCTCCTTTAGAAGCAGCTTCTTAACATCTTTAACAGTGAACTCTCCGTTAGGGTCTGGAAGCCAAATCCACCTATCCGCCTCAGCCGTAATCTGGATACCGTGCAGCAAGTCACAGAGACTGTTTAGACTAGACTGCAGATCCGAAGACAGCTGAGCCGTATTCCAGTTCCATGACAGCACCGTTTCCGAGTCTAGATTTTGAATTCTTTTAGCGACCGAACACCTTTAATCCGAATCCAATCGAAACAGATCTGGAAACCTATGCTTAAGCGGTTCGTTGATGATCCAGGTATCTAACCAAAATCTGATATTGTCGCCATTACCGATCATCCCTTTGATATAATTCCTTAACGGATGCCCAGCAACCAATATGAATCGTATTAGTAATTGGCAACCGGTGTACGACATGTTTCGTGCTCGCCTTGCTAAATGGAAATCTCACCCATTTGATATAATTCCTTAACGGATGCCAATTACTCACCGGTTGCCCAGTAGTCTATTACtcttatttaattaatattattttatgttttatgtgtACAACAAATTATTGATTGCATAAAATGGAATTTTAGTAGTTTTCTTCTATTTATGATCGCCAACCAATACAAACCAAAGCAACATTCGTTGACCAAGCTCCTCTGTCTGTTGACTGACCTTGACTTCAACGCCTCTAGCATGTTTGGAAAATCATGGGAAACGCCTTTTTTGACCGGTCTCGTACGTTCGTTGACCAAACATTTTATCgaccaagtttttttttttttaaatagcaaATTGACCAAGTTTAGTGAAGTAGACATTGTACCTTAGTTGCCAATGCTTAAAACTATGCTATTGGTACTACAGGAGTATGCAACTTGGAACCATGGAACGGTGAGTATCCATCACGATTAATTAGTGTATATGTGCGCCTTCGACGAATATTTATTCATAATTAACTCATTTTCAAGTACACACTTCACATGGTAATTAGATAGCAATTTGCAACGGTGAGATTATTATGTATGTATAATCTTAGTCCAATGACAAATGGTCATTCATATGATTTTTCTATCAACATGCTTTTGATAATATAAGAgttatttttaaataatatatgATAAAATTTATGTTATTAAAGTGTTTGGAGCAATAAATTAAACCTTTATTAGACCATCTAGAATGTTTGACTAGCTTAGGAATTACAAGACCTCACATATAAACCATACGTGAGATCTAATTTATTGCAAGACCTCACTAGCTTAGGAATTACAAGACCTCACTAGCTTATGATAAAATTTATGTTATTAAAGTGTTTGGAGCAATAAATTAAACCTTTATTAGACCATCTAGAATGGATCTCTCAAAAAACCTTTTCGAATTCTGCCGGACAATCGGAGGCTCGACGAAGCAAAGTTGGTCGGTATAGTGTGCAAGGTCGCCAATACTCCCGTGCTTGACCTTTCACCCTATTCAGTCTTTACGGAGCTTCCATTTGCCGTTCCGATTTGGTCCTTGTGTTAAGTCTCCGGCCATTTCCGTTTGATTCACCCTTGATTGCTTAGCCGGTCTGTTGTTGATTGCGGCTATCTGAGTATAGTTCAGCTAGATTGACACAAATCCGGTTAACCTTTTAAAGCGTGATCTCATCGGGTGGTTTCGGTTTATCTCTAAGAGATTTTTCGCTCTGGAATTATGGGGAGTGCTTATAACAATGGTGGACAGGGGTATAACGTTACAACGTTTTATGTGGGAAATCTACCAGGTGAAATATTGAAGTCACTGCTCTGGAAAGCCTTTCAACCGCATGGAATAGTGAAAGATGCATATGTAGCAAAAAAGAGAGATGCCAGGGGGAACTACTTTGGTTTTGTTAGAGTACAAGGGGTGATGGACATGAAAAAGGTACTGGAAAACATGAACATGGTTACCATCTTTGAAGCAAGATTAAAAGTCTTTCTGGCAAAGTTTGGAAAAGGTAATAAACGGTTCAGTATACACGAGAATCAACAAGCTAAGACCCAGAAATATGTTCCGGTAACGAATAACAAGCAACCAGTTGGCGAAATAGTCCCGAATCAGGCGTATGTAAGGAAAGGGGTCTCTTTTAAGGAATCACTACTAGGCCAGTCAACAAAGAATATAGAAGATCCGATGGAAGTGGTGGGAAAGAGACTAGAATATAAGGGTAGGCCAGCACTATACCCAAGCCACTGCATGATGAGGTCAGTGGTAGTTGAGGCGATAAGTATAGAAGCAGTAAAGAAGATGAGGAAGATACTAGATGAGGAAGATACTAGATGAAAGTGGTCACCAGGAAAGTGCGATAAGTTATATTGGTGGATTAAAATTTCTAATAATCTTCAAAATGAAAAGGGAGGCTCTACACTTCATAAACCAAGAAGGAATTTTATGGAAACAATTATTCTCGTCAGCAACATTATGGGAAGGACAAGAAATGAGATGTGAAAGGCTAGTTTGGATAAGAATCACTGGGGTGCCCTTGCAACTCAGGGATGAGAATTTTTACAACACGATTGCAGAATTATATGGCAAGATTGTGGTGAAGTCAGAATTTTCGTGGAGTACATCTAAGAATCATGAGTCCGTATGTGCGGTAGTAACGGAATCTGGCAAACGTATTGAGGAAGCTGTTCAGGTAGACTGGGAGGAGCGCTCTTACCAAATATGGGTTTCCGAGGTTCCCGAGACGACCGTCAATAAAATTTTGGAGGAATTGCTGTCAGCGGTGGCATCGGAGCCGACAATTTCGGATGGCTCGGATGAGGAATCGGTGGCAGGGGATAACGACGAAATGGAAGAAGGTGAAATCAGGAAGGGAGATCCGGGTCCGTCAGAGCCGGCAATCCAACCGGAGAAGAAGGTAGTCCAAGAGTTGACAGTAGATGAAGAGTCAAATTATGATAGCATGCATGGGAATGTGGAAGGGGTGCATGGGGAACAGAGGGGTTCGAAACTTGACAACTCTTTTCCTAGGATGATGGAAACATTAAATGAAGGTGGGGTCAGTAATACATGTGTGGGGAATCCATTTAATATGGGGAGTAACGAGAATATGGGCCAAAAAAATGAACTAAATTCTAGGAAAAGAAGGAGGTGTATGAGGAGCCCAACAACCCAAGAAAAGGATGGTAATGACAATTGGGCCCAAAGGTTTAAGTTCCCTAGTGGGTTAGATCTTAACAGCCCAGCTAGGGATCAATATACGGGACAAAACGAAAAAAGCAACATAAGTCAATGGGCAAAAGAAAAGGACATTGGTCTTGGAGGCGGTGAACAGGGAAGTCAAGCAGCGGCGTCGGATCCGCCCGTTCACCACCAATCCGGGTCGTCTGAGGCTGCAATTGATGGAGTAGAGGAGGTGCATGAGATTGACAAAGAAGTTCTGGAAACAATTCAGTTGGGAGCCACTTTAGGTTTTGATTTGAACGGAGCAGTAGGGCAACTGAAGAAGGCAATTTTGGATGAAGGTGGACAAAATGGTTTACCATGAATTATTTGTCCATTAATTTAAGGGGAATACGAGATTCCAAAAAGGCGGATTGGGTTAGGGGCTTGAAAACATCGCACGGAGCGCATTTCGTCGCGATTCAAGAAACAAAGGTGCCAGGTAATATAACTTTTTTGGTAAATCGATTATGGGGTAGATCGTTATTTGAGTTTGATGCGGTAGAATCAACGGGCAGGTCAGGGGGTTTACTTACTATTTGGGATCCATCGATTTTTGTAAAATCCGGGGTAGTGAAGAACAGGAATTTCTTGGCGGTGTTTGGGAATATGACAAGTTCaggagatttaatagctgttgtGAATGTATACGCACAAAATGATCCTGGAGACAGACGCATTCTCTGGGCTGACTTGATCCAGTTAAAAAATACATTTAGTGGGATGTGGGTTTTCTTAGGAGACTTTAACGACGTTAGATGGCAAGAAGAGCGTCTAAACTCAGAATTTGTAGCTTTAAATGCACAACATTTCAACCAATTTATAGCAGAGGCGGACTTAGTAGAGTATCAGATGGGGGGCAGACAATACACCTACAGGGTCGGATAACGGAACTAAGATGAGCAAATTAGATAGATTCCTGGTGTGTAGGGATTTCATGGGGAAATGGCCTGTGGCGTCATGTATGGCATTGTCTAACTTGGCCTCAGATCATTGTCCAATTCTGTTGTCTACGGTTCAAACGGATTACAGGAAGATTCCATCGAGAATGTTCAATTCATGGTTTGAGATTCCGGGGGCAGTGGATCACGTCTTACACTTAATGGGGTCGTTTCATTTTGAAGGCTTACCGGATTTGGCTTTGGATGTAAAGCTGAAGTGGGTTAAGAGAAGACTAAAGGAATGGATTGGAGCAAGAAAAGCGGAAATGGATAATTCGTACACTTTAAAACTAAAAAGGTTAGAAAGTCTAGAAATTGCGGCGGAACAAAGAAGTTTGGAACAGAATGAACTGGAGGAGAGAGCGAGTTGTAAGTCGTATATTCAAGAGGCGGATAGATTAAAAACTATGGATCTGAAACAAAAGTCAAGGGTTAGGTGGGCAAAAGAAGGAGATGAAAATACGAAATATTTTCATGGGGTGATAAACGCCAACGCTAGCAACAACAGAATTCAT contains the following coding sequences:
- the LOC110888680 gene encoding uncharacterized protein LOC110888680, coding for MNYLSINLRGIRDSKKADWVRGLKTSHGAHFVAIQETKVPGNITFLVNRLWGRSLFEFDAVESTGRSGGLLTIWDPSIFVKSGVVKNRNFLAVFGNMTSSGDLIAVVNVYAQNDPGDRRILWADLIQLKNTFSGMWVFLGDFNDVRWQEERLNSEFVALNAQHFNQFIAEADLVEYQMGGRQYTYRVG
- the LOC110888681 gene encoding uncharacterized protein LOC110888681: MSYTGCQLLIRFILVAGHPLRNYIKGMIGNGDNIRFWCSVAKRIQNLDSETVLSWNWNTAQLSSDLQSSLNSLCDLLHGIQITAEADRWIWLPDPNGEFTVKDVKKLLLKETVQRNDYILEWCSWLPAKVNIHMWRSVTESIPTAKGLKRRNIQTTEEACLLCNENDESAVHIFTACHVATVVWEGISKWCKIPNIIAFSVKDILGIHKEVTGSERKKEALQGILSIVCWSIWRARSSSKFANTPVRIKNIMSEVKSLGFLWFSSRSKHKEAEWKEWCSFVNM